TCATCTCTGTCCGGGTCAGGTCATTGGTGTCAGGATGGCTTTACTTGGTTTATCACTTATAGGCATTGATGATCCAAAGGGGCACGACAGAAAAAAACTTATTGTATTTGTTGAGATGGACAGATGTGCTACGGATGCAGTCCAGAGTGTTACAGGATGCAGTCTTGGAAAAAGGACTCTTAAGTTCATCGATTATGGAAAAATGGCAGCAACCTTTTTAAATCTGAGAACCGGAAAGGCCGTAAGGGTGATAGCAAAGGAAGAGGCAAAGGAGAAGGCAATGATATATTTCCAGGATGTAGAAGATAGATATAAGGCACAGATTGAGGCATACAAAATAATGTCTGATGATGAACTTTTTGAGACAATGCCTGTAGTTGTCAGGCTCAGGCCCGAAGATATGCCCGGAAGAATTTTAAGAAGGACTAAGTGTGAAGTATGCGGTGAATATATACAGGATATGAGGGAGGTTAATATTGACGGAAAGACATTATGCAGACCATGTGCTGAGGGAGGTTACTATATTGTGGAAGACCATGCACTAACGATTCTGTAGTACCTATTAATAGATTTGCCGAGAAAAATATTCTGGTTACACAGAGTATTAATTATAATTCAAGATCCATAGATAAGGATGAAGTTGTACGTGTGGTATCTGATAAAACAAATTTAATAAACGTTATGCAAAAATGTCATAACGATATGGAGATTAAATCAAAGATCTGGATAGAGGTAGATGGAGCTCCGGTTTTTGGAAGGGGAAGGAGGTTTCTTCTGCAGGCAATCGATAGATATGGTTCAATCAACCGGGCAGCAAGAGAAATAAATATTTCTTACAGAAAGGCATGGAGTTATATAAAATCGATGGAAGAGAGACTGGGAATAAAATTGGTTGAGCGCCGTGCGGGCGGGAAAAACGGAGGCGGAGCCAGACTTACTGATAAGGCAAAGGAATTCTTAAGGAGATACGAAGTCCTTGAAGAAGGTATTAGAGAGATAGTAGACAGGAGATTCAAGAAAATTTTTCCCGGGGGTATATATGTGCGAAATAAAAGAGGAGAGAAAAAATATTAGGACAATACCTCTTTCAGAGGCTGTCGGTACAGTCCTTGCCCATGATATTACAGAGATAAGAGAGGGATTCAAGGGAAGGGCTTTCAAAAAAGGTCATATTATAAGAGAAGAAGACATTGAGCACCTGAGGAGGCTGGGCAAGGAACATCTCTATGTACTAAACATAGGACCTGATGATGTCCATGAGGATGAGGCAGCCCTTACTATTGCAGAGGCACTTATTGGTGAAGGAGTTGAACTTGAAGGAGAGCCAAAGGAAGGAAGGGTCAATATGATTGCTGCACGGGATGGTCTTCTGAAGATAAACAGGGAAGTCCTTCTGAATTTTAACACGCTCGGAGAGGTCATGTGTGCAACATTACATAACAATACAGTTGTAAGAAAAGGTCAGGTCATTGCCGGCACGAGGGCAATTCCACTTATTGTAAAGCGAGAGATCGTTGATAGGGCTGTCAGCATTTTAGAAAGCTGCAAATCTAAAAATCAATCTGGTGTTATTGAGGTCAAGAGATTAAAAAGACCGAGGGCAGGCGTGGTTATTACAGGTAATGAGGTCTATTATGGAAGGATTAAAGATGCCTTTGCACCCGTTATAATAAA
This DNA window, taken from Thermodesulfovibrionales bacterium, encodes the following:
- a CDS encoding molybdopterin-binding protein yields the protein MCEIKEERKNIRTIPLSEAVGTVLAHDITEIREGFKGRAFKKGHIIREEDIEHLRRLGKEHLYVLNIGPDDVHEDEAALTIAEALIGEGVELEGEPKEGRVNMIAARDGLLKINREVLLNFNTLGEVMCATLHNNTVVRKGQVIAGTRAIPLIVKREIVDRAVSILESCKSKNQSGVIEVKRLKRPRAGVVITGNEVYYGRIKDAFAPVIIKKIEEYKGEIVGISYAPDDVNFIEARLREFIYRGADLLITTGGMSVDPDDVTRFAVARLGAIEMAYGSAVLPGAMFLVAYIRPVDRQISRAAENSEANSSLNTTELSHCSSVESIPLIGIPACAMYHKTTVFDIILPRILAGERIGRYELAELGHGGLCLNCKECRFPLCPFGK
- a CDS encoding FmdE family protein; the protein is MKDILVFERLLKDSVRIHGHLCPGQVIGVRMALLGLSLIGIDDPKGHDRKKLIVFVEMDRCATDAVQSVTGCSLGKRTLKFIDYGKMAATFLNLRTGKAVRVIAKEEAKEKAMIYFQDVEDRYKAQIEAYKIMSDDELFETMPVVVRLRPEDMPGRILRRTKCEVCGEYIQDMREVNIDGKTLCRPCAEGGYYIVEDHALTIL
- a CDS encoding winged helix-turn-helix domain-containing protein, translated to MEIKSKIWIEVDGAPVFGRGRRFLLQAIDRYGSINRAAREINISYRKAWSYIKSMEERLGIKLVERRAGGKNGGGARLTDKAKEFLRRYEVLEEGIREIVDRRFKKIFPGGIYVRNKRGEKKY